The following proteins are encoded in a genomic region of Leifsonia psychrotolerans:
- a CDS encoding acyltransferase family protein, which translates to MTITAQNIAAPSGAEDLSPRAVIRPSRIRADVQGLRAIAVLAVIADHLFGWPTGGFVGVDIFFVLSGFLITGILMREYEKSGHISFRDFYARRIRRILPAAMLVLVATVAAAAWLLPRGRALEAMVDSVWAALFAANWRMASVGTDYFQKGLPPSPFQHYWSLSVEEQFYFVWPVVMVIVLFLAAHLFRSRKAPRVAVFSVLVALTLGSMVWGLAETSSNPTVAYFSSLTRVWELGVGAILALAAPLFMRVPASVRGLMAWIGLVGIGLGAFLLDSSTPFPMPGAILPVLATTLVLAAGIGTPGLGYDRMLWPITNRLMGYVGNISYSLYLWHLPVIVLLVAIFPADSKKYYLTCLVLITALSIASYHWVENPIRKSNWLRPAKPDSPHEHSGKARLIVVIAIIAAVTVVGGAVAVVKRAEAAASPPSDLQSQACVGAAALDSAGAACDSSANGDTVWPAVSDVEDDTGGAFSCWRKQGGELRSCNYGAQGPSALRVALVGDSHAAMLVPALLPQLERLNWSLDTYLGYGCQWRESPIGSDCGTVMAETQARLTEKAKPYDLIITTSARWANGNDLRPAVDGAARYWAEATGLGTKVVAVADNPGVSEDAMSCIARVGFNPATSNCSTPRDEATAVPDPLVQTVERVKGSKLVDMTDFFCIRSTCPAVIGNVIVYRDTAGHLTATYSKTLGKPLTDRILSASE; encoded by the coding sequence GTGACGATCACGGCCCAGAATATTGCTGCACCGAGCGGAGCCGAGGATCTGAGCCCACGTGCAGTAATCAGGCCTTCTCGGATTCGTGCAGACGTGCAAGGGCTCCGCGCAATCGCTGTTCTCGCCGTTATTGCCGACCATCTGTTCGGCTGGCCAACAGGCGGTTTCGTCGGCGTGGACATCTTCTTCGTATTGAGCGGTTTTCTAATCACCGGAATCCTCATGCGGGAATACGAAAAGTCCGGCCACATTTCCTTCCGCGACTTCTACGCGCGCCGGATTCGGCGAATTCTCCCTGCCGCGATGTTGGTACTCGTTGCAACAGTTGCCGCTGCGGCGTGGTTGCTCCCCCGGGGGCGCGCGTTGGAAGCCATGGTCGACTCTGTCTGGGCTGCCCTCTTTGCGGCAAACTGGCGGATGGCATCGGTCGGCACCGACTACTTTCAGAAAGGTCTGCCGCCGTCACCGTTTCAGCATTACTGGTCGCTCTCTGTCGAGGAGCAGTTCTACTTCGTTTGGCCCGTGGTGATGGTCATCGTGCTTTTCCTGGCCGCCCACCTGTTCCGCTCTCGGAAAGCGCCTCGTGTCGCTGTCTTTTCGGTGCTGGTCGCCCTGACACTCGGCTCAATGGTGTGGGGGCTGGCTGAGACCTCCAGCAACCCCACCGTCGCCTATTTCTCGTCGTTGACACGCGTGTGGGAGTTGGGCGTCGGCGCCATTCTGGCGCTTGCTGCGCCGCTATTCATGCGGGTTCCCGCTTCTGTACGTGGATTGATGGCCTGGATCGGACTCGTCGGAATTGGCCTCGGGGCCTTCCTGCTTGACTCGTCGACTCCTTTCCCCATGCCGGGGGCGATTCTGCCCGTCTTAGCAACAACGTTGGTGTTGGCGGCTGGCATTGGGACTCCCGGACTCGGTTACGACCGAATGCTGTGGCCGATTACGAATCGACTGATGGGATATGTAGGGAATATCTCATACTCGTTGTACTTGTGGCACTTACCGGTGATCGTGCTTCTCGTCGCGATCTTCCCAGCCGACTCGAAGAAGTACTACCTCACCTGTCTCGTGCTCATCACAGCACTGTCGATCGCGTCGTACCACTGGGTCGAAAACCCAATCCGCAAATCGAACTGGTTGCGCCCGGCGAAACCCGACTCACCGCACGAACACTCCGGGAAAGCCCGACTAATCGTCGTGATCGCCATCATTGCTGCCGTTACCGTGGTCGGTGGCGCAGTCGCGGTCGTGAAGAGAGCCGAAGCAGCTGCGAGCCCGCCATCAGACCTGCAGTCTCAGGCTTGTGTCGGGGCGGCCGCATTGGACTCTGCCGGGGCTGCCTGCGACAGCTCAGCGAACGGCGATACCGTTTGGCCGGCGGTGAGTGACGTCGAAGACGATACCGGCGGGGCATTTTCCTGCTGGCGCAAACAGGGCGGTGAGCTTCGCTCGTGCAACTACGGGGCACAAGGCCCCAGTGCCCTTCGGGTGGCCCTCGTGGGAGACAGTCACGCCGCGATGCTCGTGCCTGCCCTGTTGCCTCAGCTCGAGAGACTGAACTGGTCCCTTGACACCTACTTGGGTTACGGCTGTCAGTGGCGCGAAAGTCCGATCGGCTCGGATTGTGGCACCGTAATGGCAGAAACCCAAGCTCGATTAACTGAGAAGGCCAAACCGTACGACCTGATCATTACGACTTCCGCGCGTTGGGCCAATGGAAATGACCTTCGTCCCGCAGTGGATGGAGCCGCCCGCTATTGGGCGGAGGCAACGGGATTGGGCACAAAGGTCGTCGCTGTGGCCGACAACCCCGGGGTCTCCGAGGACGCGATGAGCTGTATCGCGCGCGTGGGTTTCAACCCCGCCACTTCTAACTGCTCGACACCTCGAGACGAAGCAACGGCCGTACCTGACCCGTTGGTGCAGACTGTGGAGAGGGTGAAGGGTTCAAAGCTTGTCGACATGACCGACTTTTTTTGTATTAGGAGCACCTGCCCGGCCGTCATCGGAAATGTGATTGTGTATCGCGACACCGCCGGTCATCTAACCGCCACCTACAGCAAGACCCTCGGTAAGCCACTGACCGACCGCATTCTCAGTGCAAGCGAGTAA